The following proteins are encoded in a genomic region of Neoarius graeffei isolate fNeoGra1 chromosome 6, fNeoGra1.pri, whole genome shotgun sequence:
- the LOC132888485 gene encoding E3 SUMO-protein ligase ZBED1-like, with protein sequence MVKTLDQRYVVPSRKYFAEVEMPKLHDKIRGQVEQELRHIKHYATTTDLWSSRTMDPYISLTIHYINNTWELCSKCLQTSYFPDDHTGELIAQGLREALESWGLDEELQVCITTDNGANVVKAVKLNDWIRLQCFGHRLHLAIVLSTEASVKIPEIERAVRVCKKIVSAFSYTHKRRKALAKAQAELHLPHHRLITETPTRWGSRQQMIARVLEQEKAIAQVLKEDKKTRHLLPTWQDLDGLESVNKALSPLVEFIDALSGEDYVSYLKPVLHVLNTTVLAAAEDDTKVTKRIKGGILQYLNDKYDDPATDDLLDMASLVDPRFKMAYIADHRKDYIKTKAMAEMQALLEKKTQAQTSSMQASSTQASSSTHSPTHSSTGPAAAEVVEAKRMKRSLGSFFKKESIPGPAALPDREAIDIELQSYLQALEVDGEANPLDWWRLHEANFPRVASLARKYLCIPATSAPSERAFSTGGNIVTCHRAVLKPENVDRLVFLAKNLP encoded by the exons ATGGTGAAGACACTTGATCAACGCTACGTAGTTCCAAGCCGCAAATATTTCGCTGAAGTGGAAATGCCTAAACTGCATGACAAGATCCGAGGTCAAGTGGAGCAGGAGCTCCGCCACATTAAACATTACGCAACCACCACGGATTTGTGGTCGAGTCGCACTATGGACCCCTATATCAGCCTTACTATACACTATATTAATAATACCTGGGAATTGTGCAGCAAATGTCTGCAGACATCTTATTTCCCTGATGACCACACAGGGGAATTGATTGCCCAGGGTCTCAGGGAAGCTCTGGAGTCGTGGGGACTCGACGAGGAGCTGCAAGTTTGCATCACGACTGACAACGGTGCTAATGTTGTGAAAGCGGTCAAGTTGAACGATTGGATACGCCTCCAGTGCTTTGGCCACAGGCTTCACCTGGCCATCG TTTTGTCAACAGAGGCGAGTGTGAAGATACCAGAGATTGAGCGTGCAGTTCGGGTGTGCAAGAAGATTGTCAGTGCATTTTCTTACACACACAAGAGGAGGAAGGCATTGGCCAAAGCTCAGGCTGAGCTACACCTGCCTCATCATCGCCTCATCACAGAGACTCCAACAAGATGGGGGTCGCGGCAACAGATGATCGCACGAGTGCTGGAGCAAGAGAAAGCCATTGCACAGGTCCTCAAAGAGGATAAAAAAACCAGGCACCTGCTTCCAACTTGGCAGGACCTTGATGGCTTGGAGTCAGTGAACAAGGCCCTGAGTCCACTCGTGGAGTTTATTGATGCACTGTCTGGCGAAGACTACGTGTCGTATCTAAAACCGGTGCTTCATGTCCTCAATACCACGGTTCTGGCTGCCGCAGAGGATGACACAAAAGTAACAAAGCGTATAAAGGGAGGCATTTTGCAATACTTAAATGACAAGTATGATGATCCTGCCACTGATGACCTGCTAGATATGGCCTCCCTGGTCGATCCACGCTTCAAGATGGCATATATCGCAGACCACCGCAAAGACTATATCAAAACAAAAGCAATGGCAGAAATGCAGGCCCTTTTGGAGAAAAAGACACAAGCACAAACATCATCCATGCAAGCATCATCCACGCAAGCATCATCATCCACACATTCACCAACACATAGCAGCACAGGGCCTGCAGCTGCAGAAGTTGTGGAGGCCAAGCGGATGAAGCGCAGCCTGGGCAGCTTTTTCAAAAAGGAATCCATTCCTGGCCCAGCTGCTCTCCCTGACAGAGAAGCCATTGACATTGAGCTACAAAGCTACCTGCAGGCCCTGGAGGTTGATGGAGAGGCCAACCCATTAGACTGGTGGAGGCTGCACGAGGCAAATTTTCCAAGAGTGGCAAGCCTGGCACGGAAGTACCTGTGTATTCCGGCCACCAGTGCACCATCAGAAAGGGCATTTAGCACTGGTGGCAATATTGTTACATGCCACAGAGCTGTACTAAAGCCTGAGAATGTGGACAGGCTTGTCTTCCTGGCTAAAAACCTGCCATAA